A single genomic interval of Microbacterium hydrocarbonoxydans harbors:
- a CDS encoding HAD family hydrolase, translated as MPPIRAVLFDLDGVVRHFDPENVARIERQHGLAAGAIESVAFAPHLLEQVTTGRISRHEWVRLIGIEIGNADAAEDWGRQPFRADQQVLGLVDELRAHGIRTAILTNGTDTIPAELASLDLTDRFEAVFNSAEIGWTKPDVRAFQHVLDRMQLAPAEVFFTDDSASKLAGAATLGMPTHHFTGVDGLRTALRAARVLE; from the coding sequence ATGCCTCCGATCCGCGCAGTCCTCTTCGACCTCGACGGCGTCGTCCGGCACTTCGATCCCGAGAACGTCGCGCGCATCGAGCGCCAGCACGGCCTGGCCGCCGGTGCGATCGAGTCCGTCGCTTTCGCTCCCCACCTCCTGGAACAGGTGACGACAGGTCGCATCTCACGCCATGAGTGGGTTCGCCTGATCGGAATCGAGATCGGCAACGCCGACGCCGCGGAGGACTGGGGTCGCCAACCGTTCCGCGCTGACCAGCAGGTCCTCGGCCTCGTCGACGAGCTGAGAGCCCACGGCATCCGCACCGCGATCCTCACCAACGGGACCGACACGATTCCGGCCGAGCTCGCCTCGCTCGACCTCACCGACCGCTTCGAAGCCGTCTTCAACTCTGCAGAGATCGGCTGGACGAAACCCGACGTGCGGGCGTTCCAGCACGTACTCGATCGGATGCAGCTCGCACCCGCCGAGGTGTTCTTCACCGACGATTCCGCGAGCAAGCTGGCGGGCGCGGCGACGCTCGGGATGCCGACACATCACTTTACCGGCGTCGACGGTCTGCGCACAGCGCTCCGCGCCGCGCGTGTGCTCGAATGA
- a CDS encoding TetR/AcrR family transcriptional regulator, which translates to MPRPRSEAARQSVLEAMRAAVVAGQYEAVTIEGLAETAGVSKQTIYRWWPSKAAILGEALLEGDLPGADPAVAMSDDIRADLHAWFSTMSAGLARPEGVALARALIAVTATDHELGLALNERLAAPIRSWVAERIARGQAAGEIREDVDADAIADQLIAMASYAALIGQPLSAARVEETVTRLLRGIAL; encoded by the coding sequence GTGCCCCGTCCTCGAAGTGAAGCTGCGCGCCAGTCCGTGCTGGAGGCGATGCGCGCCGCCGTCGTGGCCGGTCAGTACGAGGCGGTGACGATCGAGGGGCTCGCCGAGACGGCCGGAGTCTCGAAGCAGACGATCTATCGGTGGTGGCCGTCGAAGGCGGCGATTCTCGGCGAGGCGCTGCTCGAGGGAGACTTGCCGGGCGCGGATCCGGCTGTCGCGATGAGCGACGACATCCGTGCTGACTTGCATGCCTGGTTCTCGACGATGTCTGCCGGACTCGCGCGGCCCGAGGGCGTCGCGCTCGCACGGGCGCTGATCGCGGTGACCGCCACCGACCACGAGCTCGGACTCGCGCTGAACGAGCGGCTCGCGGCGCCGATCCGCTCGTGGGTGGCCGAACGGATCGCACGCGGACAGGCGGCCGGCGAGATCCGGGAAGACGTGGATGCTGACGCGATCGCCGACCAGCTCATCGCCATGGCGTCGTATGCCGCGCTGATCGGACAGCCGTTGAGTGCTGCGCGCGTCGAGGAGACGGTGACGCGGCTGCTGCGGGGGATTGCGCTGTAA
- a CDS encoding HIRAN domain-containing protein has translation MATQLLPLDQIDLRVSERALILVWQNPASRRFTKVGQLDSLPENRFAFHYFPEIAEVEDFVPLDEFPSLSHAYVSDEVPAFFANRILSAERRGYSKYLTWLGIDQLDGSAIPFEFLARSGGGRATDTFHIVDLPVQGSTTFTSRFFISGIRYMPDATRVLGEIHDGSVLALELDEANQANPKAVLIDTLDGSKIGYVPDWLCHDIHALIKDGWSLTAVAERVNPDAPAHVRVLCRIDANRKATA, from the coding sequence ATGGCTACTCAGCTACTCCCGCTTGACCAGATTGACCTCCGCGTCAGTGAACGCGCTTTGATCCTTGTGTGGCAGAACCCGGCGAGCCGTCGATTCACGAAGGTCGGCCAGCTCGACTCCCTCCCCGAGAATCGATTCGCTTTTCACTACTTTCCCGAGATCGCTGAAGTCGAGGACTTCGTTCCCCTCGACGAGTTTCCTAGCTTGAGCCATGCGTACGTGTCGGACGAGGTTCCCGCGTTCTTCGCAAACCGCATCCTTTCCGCTGAGCGCCGAGGCTATAGCAAGTACCTGACATGGCTTGGCATCGATCAACTGGACGGCTCTGCGATCCCCTTCGAGTTTCTCGCGCGATCGGGTGGAGGACGAGCGACCGACACTTTCCACATCGTGGATCTGCCGGTCCAAGGAAGCACCACATTTACCAGTCGCTTTTTCATTTCCGGCATCCGTTATATGCCGGACGCAACCCGTGTACTCGGCGAGATTCACGACGGGTCCGTACTAGCGCTCGAACTTGATGAGGCAAACCAAGCCAATCCGAAGGCGGTGCTGATTGATACACTCGATGGCTCGAAGATCGGATACGTCCCGGATTGGCTCTGCCACGACATTCATGCTCTGATCAAGGACGGATGGTCGCTGACCGCGGTCGCGGAGCGAGTCAATCCTGACGCGCCGGCACACGTCCGAGTCTTGTGTCGGATCGACGCCAATCGGAAAGCGACCGCGTAA
- a CDS encoding PH domain-containing protein, which produces MEASPILTWTLQQEIPVPPDVHTLLVEGEQPITSFKTFRDSATFTTKRLIVRDAQGITGKKVEIYSLPYSAINMWSSENAGTLDWNSEIELWTRAGHIKVKLSKGADVRRIDSLIAWAVLQAH; this is translated from the coding sequence ATGGAAGCATCGCCGATTCTCACGTGGACCCTGCAACAGGAGATCCCCGTCCCGCCCGACGTCCACACACTCCTCGTGGAGGGCGAGCAGCCGATCACGTCGTTCAAGACATTCCGCGACTCCGCGACGTTCACGACGAAGCGGCTGATCGTCCGGGACGCTCAGGGCATCACCGGCAAGAAGGTCGAGATCTACTCGCTGCCGTACAGCGCGATCAACATGTGGTCGTCCGAGAACGCCGGCACCCTCGATTGGAACTCCGAGATCGAGCTCTGGACGCGGGCCGGGCACATCAAGGTCAAGCTCTCGAAGGGCGCGGATGTGCGGAGGATCGACAGCCTGATTGCCTGGGCTGTGCTGCAGGCGCACTGA
- a CDS encoding nucleotide pyrophosphohydrolase: MPSPQVLASLRAFVAERDWDQFHSPENLAKSIAIEAGELLECYQWSSAPDQNRVEDELADVVTYCIHLANKLGVDLDDIVVRKLEKTAEKYPVRLAKGRMTKYTEL; this comes from the coding sequence ATGCCGTCTCCGCAAGTATTAGCCAGCCTTCGTGCGTTTGTAGCAGAGCGCGACTGGGACCAGTTTCACTCGCCCGAGAACCTCGCGAAGAGCATCGCCATCGAAGCAGGCGAGTTGCTTGAGTGTTACCAGTGGAGCAGCGCTCCCGACCAGAATCGGGTCGAAGACGAACTCGCGGACGTCGTCACGTACTGCATCCACCTGGCGAACAAGCTCGGCGTCGACCTCGATGACATCGTGGTCCGCAAGCTCGAGAAGACGGCTGAGAAGTACCCCGTGCGGCTCGCGAAGGGGCGCATGACGAAGTACACAGAGCTGTGA
- a CDS encoding SDR family NAD(P)-dependent oxidoreductase gives MALTAHSTIGDWMDDLTGGPLIRGLFEQTGADPELLTPVLGLPLQQLVAMSQGALPQSVVDDLVRAANGGEIPEADESEGWTEKPTTGRFAGKTVIVTGAASGIGKATASRIAREGGRVIASDIAAEKLDALKAELPDAAITTVAGDLTKQDAIDAVIATAGDRIDALANVAGINDDFSPAGETTDAVWDRVIAINLTAPFKLMRAVLPIMEKAGRGSILNVSSEAGLRGNSSGNAYTASKHGIIGVTKSAAFMYGPKGIRVNSVAPGGVATGIPMPSNMSEYGSGRLAPFQQAIPTVATAEHLAASITFLLSDDAVNINGAILASDGGWSVQ, from the coding sequence ATGGCCCTCACCGCACACTCCACCATCGGCGACTGGATGGACGACCTGACCGGCGGGCCACTCATCCGCGGACTCTTCGAGCAGACGGGCGCCGACCCCGAGCTCCTCACCCCCGTGCTCGGATTGCCGCTGCAGCAGCTCGTCGCGATGAGCCAGGGCGCACTCCCGCAGTCGGTCGTCGATGACCTCGTGCGCGCAGCCAACGGCGGCGAGATCCCCGAAGCCGACGAGTCCGAGGGCTGGACCGAGAAGCCCACCACCGGACGCTTCGCAGGCAAGACCGTGATCGTCACGGGCGCGGCATCCGGAATCGGCAAGGCCACGGCATCCCGCATCGCCCGCGAAGGCGGACGCGTCATCGCCTCCGACATCGCCGCCGAGAAGCTCGACGCCCTGAAGGCCGAACTGCCGGATGCCGCCATCACCACCGTCGCCGGCGACCTCACGAAGCAGGACGCGATCGACGCCGTCATCGCCACCGCGGGCGACCGCATCGACGCCCTCGCGAACGTCGCCGGCATCAACGACGACTTCTCCCCCGCAGGCGAGACGACGGATGCCGTCTGGGACCGCGTCATCGCCATCAACCTCACCGCCCCGTTCAAGCTCATGCGCGCGGTGCTGCCGATCATGGAGAAGGCCGGCCGCGGCTCGATCCTCAACGTCTCGAGCGAAGCGGGCCTGCGCGGCAACTCCTCGGGCAACGCCTACACGGCCAGCAAGCACGGCATCATCGGCGTCACGAAGTCGGCGGCGTTCATGTACGGGCCGAAGGGCATCCGCGTGAACTCCGTCGCCCCGGGCGGCGTCGCCACCGGCATCCCGATGCCCTCGAACATGTCGGAGTACGGCTCGGGTCGCCTGGCCCCGTTCCAGCAGGCGATCCCGACGGTCGCGACCGCCGAGCACCTCGCCGCGTCGATCACGTTCCTGCTGTCGGATGACGCCGTGAACATCAACGGCGCGATCCTGGCCTCCGATGGAGGATGGTCGGTGCAGTAA
- a CDS encoding DUF2510 domain-containing protein, with protein sequence MTTPNDTPAGWYDDGSGRQRWWDGQQWGNFADEANAPAPLATATSASPDSASPKKLNVLALVSAIVAAVGFIFACIPGALILGWILLPIAFVLSIVSLFLKGDKKWLGIVGLILSIVGTIVGVMVFIGVVATSVDDAFGDGDTTVSQPSDSGDSGDEEEATEEEAPAADAQGTRENPYPLGSEISNSNWSVVVNSVNPDGNAVVSEANQFNEPAPAGSHYVIVNTTVTYKGGDSSYAAEVSVDIVTESGNVVNGYDSLAVLTDGFGLDELYKDASATGSQAFVVPDGETFLIRVTPGILADEVFIKP encoded by the coding sequence ATGACAACACCGAATGACACTCCCGCCGGCTGGTATGACGACGGCTCCGGCCGGCAGCGCTGGTGGGACGGTCAGCAGTGGGGGAACTTCGCCGATGAGGCCAACGCACCAGCTCCCCTGGCGACCGCAACCTCCGCATCCCCCGACTCCGCTTCGCCGAAGAAGCTCAACGTGCTCGCCCTCGTGTCCGCGATCGTCGCGGCCGTCGGCTTCATCTTCGCCTGCATCCCTGGCGCACTGATCCTCGGCTGGATCCTCCTGCCGATCGCCTTCGTGCTCAGCATCGTGTCTCTGTTCCTCAAGGGCGACAAGAAGTGGCTCGGCATCGTCGGCCTCATCCTCTCCATCGTCGGCACCATCGTCGGTGTCATGGTCTTCATCGGCGTCGTCGCGACGTCGGTCGATGATGCATTCGGCGATGGCGACACCACCGTGTCGCAGCCGTCCGACTCCGGCGACTCCGGCGATGAGGAGGAGGCGACCGAGGAGGAAGCCCCCGCCGCCGACGCCCAGGGCACCCGCGAGAACCCGTACCCGCTGGGCTCCGAGATCAGCAACAGCAACTGGTCCGTCGTCGTGAACTCGGTCAACCCCGACGGCAACGCGGTGGTCTCTGAGGCCAACCAGTTCAACGAGCCTGCGCCCGCCGGATCGCACTACGTCATCGTGAACACCACCGTCACCTACAAGGGCGGCGACTCGAGCTACGCCGCCGAGGTCTCGGTCGACATCGTGACCGAGTCGGGCAACGTCGTCAACGGATACGACAGCCTCGCCGTGCTCACCGACGGTTTCGGCCTCGACGAGCTCTACAAGGATGCCTCCGCCACCGGATCGCAGGCGTTCGTCGTCCCCGACGGCGAGACCTTCCTGATCCGCGTGACCCCCGGCATCCTCGCCGACGAGGTCTTCATCAAGCCGTAA
- a CDS encoding DNA cytosine methyltransferase gives MGEQLPVVSLFSGAGGLDLAVERADADPLATADLGSGLLRVSVATDYNEPALETLRANFDGTATLSGDIRSVSTEQILSRAGLNSSEPTLVVGGPPCTPFSKSGFWLEQKRESRDPNASLLDEYVRVVRETRPEAFVLENVQGLTYRTHKAQFDRLLKALSELGYNPQWKVLLAADYGVPQLRRRVFVVGRRDGKKFEFPEPTHSGWSERDRKIDTSKVPHVSSGQAFAGLPPVLHTTADEIVAGQYADLAAEVPPGQNYLWHTDRYGGRNHFEWRSRYWTFLLRLDPNRPSTTLQAQPGPWVGPFHWENVRNLEGIERARRLRIPEMLRLMSFPDDFKIAGSRADVQRQLGNAVPLELGKAVIRALMEQLGYIRVPPARHSIAI, from the coding sequence ATGGGCGAACAGCTCCCAGTCGTGAGCTTGTTCTCAGGCGCAGGCGGGCTTGACCTCGCTGTAGAGCGCGCAGATGCAGACCCGCTTGCGACCGCAGACCTCGGCAGTGGCCTGCTTCGTGTCTCAGTCGCGACCGACTACAACGAGCCGGCACTCGAAACGCTGCGCGCGAACTTCGATGGAACGGCGACACTGTCCGGTGACATTCGCAGCGTTTCGACCGAACAGATCTTGTCAAGGGCTGGCCTGAACTCCTCCGAGCCCACGCTGGTTGTGGGCGGGCCACCGTGCACCCCGTTCAGTAAGTCAGGGTTTTGGCTTGAGCAGAAGCGAGAAAGCCGCGACCCGAACGCGTCTCTGCTCGACGAGTATGTACGCGTAGTGAGAGAGACACGGCCGGAAGCGTTCGTACTAGAAAACGTGCAGGGACTCACGTATCGAACGCATAAAGCCCAGTTCGATCGCCTCCTCAAAGCGCTGAGCGAACTCGGGTACAATCCGCAATGGAAAGTGCTGCTCGCTGCAGACTACGGAGTCCCTCAACTACGTCGACGCGTTTTCGTCGTCGGGAGAAGGGACGGGAAGAAGTTTGAGTTCCCAGAACCCACGCACTCTGGATGGAGTGAGCGTGATCGAAAGATTGACACTTCCAAGGTTCCCCACGTGAGTTCGGGACAAGCGTTCGCCGGTCTACCGCCGGTGTTGCACACAACTGCCGACGAGATCGTCGCGGGTCAATACGCTGATCTCGCCGCTGAAGTCCCGCCCGGCCAGAATTATCTTTGGCATACAGATCGATACGGCGGCCGGAATCACTTCGAGTGGCGCAGCCGATACTGGACGTTCCTTCTTCGCCTCGACCCCAATCGACCGTCGACGACGCTACAGGCACAGCCCGGCCCATGGGTGGGACCGTTCCACTGGGAGAACGTGAGAAATCTCGAAGGCATTGAGCGCGCCCGAAGGCTCCGGATTCCAGAGATGCTGAGGCTGATGTCGTTCCCCGACGACTTCAAGATCGCCGGAAGCCGAGCCGATGTGCAACGTCAGCTGGGCAACGCTGTACCGCTTGAACTTGGAAAAGCGGTGATTCGAGCACTGATGGAACAGCTCGGCTACATCAGGGTTCCCCCCGCACGACACTCGATCGCGATATAG
- a CDS encoding DUF2075 domain-containing protein, with translation MTDFSIQRLPFDRKEIDAWAHADDRHTNWPVVYLIDGSRKLYVGETTRAQKRMRQHLDGPKGSAGLDRVRVLIDHTFNKSVCLDLESHLIRWFSGDGQYTVLNGNDGLTDAQYYERDLYRESFHDVFEALRAEGLFSRSIPQIENTDLFKLSPFKALTDDQAIAVGDIVEGLLEDLARPDERSTLVIQGDPGTGKTIVAIFLMKLLADIRDHADVDGVEPDSMFAEFFVPENRAALRDLRMALVIPQQSLRESVQRVFRKTPKLDPSMVLTAFQVGESDTDFDIVFVDETHRLNQRSNQPSGPQNKKFHDINVRLFGSDRPSLTQLDWIQARSRHQILLVDGAQSVRPHDLSPKTLSEVLDQAKDAHRYFRLTTQMRVQAGADYVEFIRSILRGEPATRPDLGDYDLKFFDNVGKMRAAIRAKDAEVGLSRMVAGYAWEWRSHPNRDPSAFDIEIDGEQMRWNKAQKDWINSPGSLEEVGSIHTVQGYDLNYAGVIIGPDIRADVSGAVFASRDDYQDKMGKLRTGSFSGGFSDDDLLVFIRNIYGVLLTRGMLGTYVYVCDPTLRERLRMLLAPR, from the coding sequence GTGACCGACTTCAGTATCCAGCGCTTGCCGTTCGACCGCAAAGAGATCGATGCCTGGGCGCACGCCGATGATCGCCACACCAACTGGCCGGTTGTGTACCTGATCGACGGGTCACGCAAACTCTACGTAGGCGAGACGACCCGGGCTCAGAAGCGGATGCGGCAGCATCTCGATGGCCCCAAGGGCTCCGCTGGGCTGGACAGGGTCCGCGTCCTCATCGACCACACCTTCAACAAGTCCGTATGCCTTGATCTCGAATCTCATCTCATCCGATGGTTCTCCGGCGACGGACAGTACACCGTGCTCAACGGCAACGACGGCCTGACAGACGCTCAGTACTACGAGCGCGATCTCTATCGCGAGTCTTTCCACGATGTGTTCGAAGCCCTGCGCGCAGAGGGGTTATTCTCGCGCAGCATCCCGCAGATAGAGAACACCGACCTGTTTAAGCTCTCGCCGTTCAAGGCTCTTACCGACGATCAAGCCATCGCAGTCGGCGACATCGTCGAGGGCCTGCTCGAGGATCTCGCCCGGCCGGATGAGCGTTCGACTCTCGTCATCCAAGGCGATCCAGGAACGGGGAAGACAATCGTCGCTATCTTCCTCATGAAGCTCCTCGCGGATATACGAGACCACGCCGATGTCGATGGCGTGGAGCCCGACTCGATGTTCGCCGAGTTCTTCGTTCCCGAGAACCGTGCGGCACTTCGGGACCTGCGTATGGCACTCGTGATCCCTCAGCAGTCGCTCCGGGAGTCTGTGCAGCGGGTCTTTCGCAAGACCCCGAAGCTCGACCCGAGCATGGTGCTCACCGCGTTTCAGGTGGGGGAATCGGACACTGATTTCGACATCGTCTTCGTCGACGAGACGCACCGCCTCAATCAGCGGTCCAACCAGCCATCCGGCCCCCAGAACAAGAAGTTCCATGACATCAATGTGCGGCTGTTCGGGTCGGATAGGCCGAGCCTGACCCAGCTCGACTGGATCCAGGCGCGCTCGCGACATCAGATTCTCCTCGTCGATGGCGCTCAGAGTGTACGTCCGCACGACCTCTCACCCAAAACGTTGAGTGAAGTTCTAGACCAAGCCAAGGATGCTCACCGCTATTTCCGGCTCACTACTCAGATGAGAGTTCAGGCAGGGGCCGACTACGTCGAGTTCATTCGCTCGATTCTGCGCGGTGAGCCTGCAACACGTCCCGATCTAGGGGACTACGACCTGAAGTTCTTTGACAACGTCGGCAAGATGCGAGCGGCGATCCGAGCCAAGGACGCAGAAGTTGGACTATCGAGGATGGTCGCCGGATATGCCTGGGAGTGGCGCTCTCACCCGAACCGCGATCCGTCGGCATTCGACATCGAGATCGATGGCGAGCAGATGCGATGGAACAAGGCACAGAAGGATTGGATCAACTCGCCTGGATCCCTAGAAGAGGTCGGCTCTATCCACACGGTTCAGGGCTATGACCTGAACTATGCCGGCGTAATCATCGGGCCAGACATTCGCGCGGATGTTTCAGGTGCTGTGTTCGCTAGCCGTGACGACTATCAAGACAAGATGGGGAAGCTTCGCACAGGTAGCTTCAGCGGTGGTTTTAGCGATGACGATCTGCTGGTGTTCATTCGGAACATCTACGGCGTACTTCTCACACGCGGGATGCTCGGCACATACGTTTATGTCTGTGACCCGACCCTGCGCGAGCGGTTGAGGATGCTCCTGGCCCCTCGCTAG
- a CDS encoding dihydrolipoyl dehydrogenase family protein produces the protein MTAHAIAHDVTAHDTPAYDYGLIVIGGGPVGENVADYATKRGVRVAIVESELVGGECSYWACMPSKTLLRSGHAIRAARRLAGAREAVSDHLDAAAVLARRTSFTDDWKDDGQVSWLDSAGIDLIRGHGHITGTGQVTVGDRVYTAKAVAIATGSVPVLPPIAGLAEAAPWGTREATSADRVPPRLAIIGGGVAGTELAFAFSSLGSQVTLLSRGRLLEREEPFVGEYVAAALIAEGVTVDTAASPTRVHRDADGTVTITLGDGTTVSADELLVSTGRRPATDDLGLEALGLDVSRGISVDDTMLVDGTDWLYAVGDVNGRALLTHQGKYQARAAGEAIAARLDGSPVATEKWGQHVATADHSAVPRVVFTDPEVAAVGLTEEGATQKQLNYRAVEYDLGWVGGAKLHADGYTGRAKLIVDEDRQVIVGATFVGQDVAELVHAATIAIVGEVPMERLWHAIPAYPTISEVWLRLLETYGRPA, from the coding sequence ATGACCGCGCACGCCATTGCACACGACGTCACCGCACACGACACCCCGGCGTACGACTACGGCCTGATCGTCATCGGCGGCGGACCGGTCGGCGAGAACGTCGCCGACTATGCGACCAAGCGCGGCGTCCGCGTCGCGATCGTCGAGTCCGAGCTCGTGGGAGGCGAGTGCTCCTACTGGGCATGCATGCCCTCGAAGACCCTCCTGCGCAGCGGACACGCGATCCGTGCTGCGCGCCGCCTGGCGGGAGCGCGAGAGGCGGTCTCCGATCACCTCGATGCCGCCGCCGTGCTCGCTCGGCGCACGTCGTTCACGGACGACTGGAAGGACGACGGTCAGGTCTCCTGGCTCGACTCCGCCGGGATCGATCTGATCCGCGGGCACGGCCACATCACCGGCACCGGACAGGTCACCGTCGGCGATCGCGTCTACACGGCCAAGGCCGTCGCCATCGCGACCGGCTCCGTTCCTGTGCTACCTCCGATTGCCGGGCTCGCCGAGGCCGCACCGTGGGGCACCAGGGAGGCCACCTCGGCCGACCGCGTTCCTCCCCGGCTCGCGATCATCGGCGGCGGCGTCGCCGGCACCGAACTCGCCTTCGCGTTCTCGTCCCTCGGCTCGCAGGTCACACTGCTCTCCCGGGGCCGCCTGCTCGAGCGCGAAGAGCCGTTCGTGGGCGAGTACGTGGCCGCTGCGCTGATCGCCGAAGGCGTGACAGTCGACACCGCAGCAAGCCCCACCAGGGTCCACCGCGATGCAGACGGCACCGTCACGATCACGCTCGGCGATGGCACCACCGTCAGCGCGGACGAGCTCCTCGTATCGACGGGGCGACGGCCGGCCACCGACGACCTCGGTCTCGAAGCGCTGGGACTGGACGTCAGCCGCGGAATCTCCGTCGACGACACCATGCTCGTGGACGGCACCGATTGGCTGTACGCCGTCGGCGACGTGAACGGTCGTGCACTGCTCACCCATCAGGGCAAGTACCAGGCACGCGCCGCGGGCGAGGCGATCGCGGCTCGACTCGACGGATCGCCCGTCGCGACCGAGAAGTGGGGTCAGCACGTCGCCACGGCCGACCACTCCGCGGTGCCGCGCGTCGTGTTCACCGACCCCGAGGTCGCCGCTGTCGGACTCACCGAGGAAGGCGCCACGCAGAAGCAGCTCAACTACCGGGCGGTGGAATACGACCTCGGCTGGGTCGGCGGAGCAAAGCTCCATGCCGACGGGTACACCGGGCGGGCGAAGCTCATCGTCGACGAGGACCGGCAGGTGATCGTCGGCGCCACGTTCGTCGGGCAGGACGTCGCCGAGCTCGTGCACGCGGCGACCATCGCGATTGTCGGAGAGGTGCCGATGGAGCGGCTCTGGCACGCGATTCCCGCGTATCCGACCATCAGCGAGGTCTGGCTCCGGCTCCTCGAGACCTACGGCCGACCGGCCTGA
- a CDS encoding DUF262 domain-containing protein: MKIESEDIDIENLLAGRFFNIPRFQRPYSWDDENIQDLWDDVMGAKGEDYFIGSMVVYREGKQEFSVVDGQQRLTTITLLLCAMRDAFAVLGETDLAEGIHQLVERKNRSNKNEYVLRTETSFPYLQEKILKFGDPEISTLPELVEEQALKRAMKLLTEKVSSLVQAIDIDASITDDDKHGVKVDRLIKLRESVLNLKVIFVKLENEDDAYLIFETLNTRGKDLAVTDLVKNHFTKLLKSKGAVDSVKLKWGGILESIYESAADITSDAFLYHFWASRHESSPVKKLYSVVKKRVDAKNARSYLDALVRDVEFYRAIHEPSFMWTKNEKRVAASLRAIQVFRVVQPTPALLSLVRAYKDGKIKLAKLIEAVEAIERFHFTFTAITSSRSSGGISGMYSSFGRKLFEAEDSNQAGMEIKSFIQKLRERRPSVEEVTLGFRDVIFTNSTTKQKPLVRYILRKFAEQDEFKFAGDWDDLTIEHVAPQALIGTDSWSEANVGQLGNLFLLDPKKNGELANKSFAEKKNILSAGHYSVPRALAYTEVWNPDTVRSHTDAMAVMAHDVIWKI, translated from the coding sequence GTGAAGATTGAGTCTGAAGATATTGACATCGAGAACCTGCTCGCGGGCCGGTTCTTCAACATCCCTCGTTTTCAGCGCCCCTACTCGTGGGATGACGAGAACATCCAAGACCTCTGGGACGACGTCATGGGCGCGAAGGGAGAGGACTACTTCATTGGTTCGATGGTGGTGTATCGAGAAGGCAAGCAGGAGTTCAGTGTTGTCGACGGGCAACAGCGCCTAACCACTATCACTCTGCTTCTCTGCGCCATGCGAGACGCTTTCGCCGTCCTCGGGGAGACCGACCTCGCGGAGGGAATCCATCAGCTCGTCGAGCGGAAGAACCGCTCGAACAAGAACGAGTACGTGCTGAGAACGGAGACTTCGTTTCCGTATCTGCAAGAGAAAATTCTCAAGTTTGGTGATCCGGAGATTTCGACCCTCCCGGAACTGGTTGAAGAGCAGGCGCTGAAGCGTGCGATGAAACTGCTCACTGAGAAAGTGAGTTCCCTTGTCCAAGCGATCGACATTGACGCCTCGATCACCGATGACGACAAACATGGCGTCAAGGTCGACCGATTAATCAAGCTCCGTGAATCGGTGCTGAACTTGAAGGTGATCTTCGTCAAACTTGAGAATGAGGACGACGCCTATCTCATCTTCGAGACACTGAACACCCGCGGCAAGGATCTAGCCGTCACGGACCTCGTGAAAAACCACTTCACGAAATTGCTCAAAAGTAAGGGCGCCGTGGACTCCGTGAAGCTCAAGTGGGGCGGAATCCTGGAGTCAATCTACGAGTCGGCGGCGGATATCACCTCAGATGCATTCCTATATCACTTCTGGGCCTCACGGCACGAGTCTTCTCCCGTGAAGAAGCTGTACTCGGTCGTAAAGAAACGAGTCGATGCGAAGAACGCGCGTTCGTATCTTGACGCTCTCGTTCGTGATGTTGAGTTCTATCGTGCCATTCATGAGCCGTCTTTCATGTGGACTAAGAACGAAAAGCGAGTCGCCGCCTCGCTCCGCGCGATTCAGGTGTTTCGCGTTGTCCAGCCCACCCCGGCGCTGCTGTCGCTCGTGCGCGCGTACAAGGACGGAAAGATCAAGCTCGCCAAGCTGATCGAAGCGGTGGAAGCGATCGAACGATTCCACTTCACGTTCACTGCCATCACGTCCTCGCGATCGTCTGGCGGAATCTCGGGGATGTACTCGTCGTTCGGTCGGAAGCTGTTTGAGGCCGAAGATTCGAACCAAGCTGGTATGGAGATAAAGAGTTTCATTCAGAAGCTGAGAGAACGACGGCCTTCCGTTGAGGAAGTGACTCTCGGCTTCCGCGACGTTATCTTCACGAACTCGACGACAAAGCAGAAGCCTCTCGTGCGATACATCCTGCGGAAGTTCGCTGAGCAGGACGAGTTTAAGTTTGCTGGCGACTGGGATGATCTGACCATCGAGCACGTCGCGCCCCAGGCTCTGATCGGAACCGATTCTTGGAGCGAAGCAAACGTCGGTCAACTGGGCAACCTATTCCTGCTCGACCCGAAGAAGAATGGCGAGCTTGCCAACAAGTCGTTCGCCGAGAAAAAGAATATTCTGTCCGCAGGACACTACAGCGTTCCTCGGGCCCTAGCGTATACAGAGGTATGGAATCCCGACACCGTACGGTCGCATACTGACGCGATGGCAGTCATGGCGCACGACGTGATCTGGAAAATCTAG